A genome region from Gossypium hirsutum isolate 1008001.06 chromosome A04, Gossypium_hirsutum_v2.1, whole genome shotgun sequence includes the following:
- the LOC107948441 gene encoding cytochrome P450 71D10 → MEFQISLFQLLISFLLVLFMVITSVRKSKAKNLTQKLIPGPWKLPLIGNLHQLAASGLPHRTLRDLATKHGDFMHLQLGQVSTVVVSSPEMAKEIMKTHDIVFANRPFLVVAKITTYECTDIVFAPYGTYWRNLRKICTSELLSAARVASFRSIREEEVLNLVETIKSNEGLAVNLTEKVFSMSYAITARAAFGKKCKDQEAFISVVAEESKVNSGFFVSEFFPSLKFLDVVSGLKHRVEKIHGETDRIVGNIVNDHKESRAKGRSEDEYREDLVDLLLRLQEDGEFPLTDNNIKAILFVNVFSAGSETSATAVEWAMSEMIKNPRVMTKAQAEVRQVFEGKGNVDETGVHQLKYLKCVIKETLRLHPVVPLLIPRESSKNCVVNGFEIPAKTRVIVNAWAIGRDPNYWVEPEKFEPERFVNSSVDFMGTNFEFIPFGAGRRICPGILFAQPNVELPLAQLLFHFDWKLPGGMKQEDLDMTEKFGVSMKRENDLVLVPSPYHASITIA, encoded by the exons ATGGAGTTCCAGATATCCTTATTCCAGCTCCTCATCAGCTTCCTCCTGGTTTTGTTTATGGTAATCACAAGTGTAAGGAAATCAAAAGCTAAGAATTTAACTCAAAAGTTGATTCCAGGGCCATGGAAATTACCATTGATAGGAAATCTGCACCAGCTCGCCGCTTCTGGTCTACCCCATCGCACCTTACGTGACTTGGCTACGAAACATGGTGACTTCATGCATCTGCAACTCGGTCAAGTTTCCACCGTGGTCGTTTCTTCTCCAGAAATGGCTAAAGAGATTATGAAAACACATGATATCGTCTTTGCTAATAGGCCTTTTCTCGTTGTGGCCAAGATAACAACTTATGAGTGCACTGATATTGTCTTTGCACCATATGGAACCTATTGGAGAAATCTGAGGAAAATTTGCACATCGGAGCTTCTGAGTGCAGCTCGGGTCGCTTCCTTCCGATCCATAAGAGAAGAGGAAGTGTTGAATCTTGTCGAAACCATAAAATCAAATGAAGGGTTGGCTGTGAATCTGACCGAGAAAGTTTTTTCAATGAGTTATGCAATAACAGCGAGGGCAGCCTTTGGCAAGAAATGCAAAGACCAAGAAGCTTTCATATCAGTTGTTGCTGAGGAAAGCAAGGTGAACTCGGGTTTTTTTGTTTCCGAATTTTTTCCTTCACTTAAATTCTTGGATGTTGTTTCTGGTCTAAAGCATAGAGTTGAAAAGATTCATGGAGAAACTGACAGGATAGTTGGGAACATAGTTAATGATCACAAAGAAAGTAGAGCAAAAGGCAGAAGTGAAGATGAATACCGGGAAGATTTGGTTGATCTTCTTTTAAGGCTTCAGGAGGATGGCGAATTTCCCTTAACTGACAACAACATCAAAGCTATCCTCTTTGTAA ACGTTTTCAGTGCCGGAAGTGAGACATCAGCAACAGCCGTAGAATGGGCAATGTCGGAAATGATTAAAAACCCAAGAGTTATGACAAAAGCACAAGCAGAGGTAAGGCAAGTGTTTGAAGGCAAAGGAAATGTGGATGAAACAGGCGTTCATCAACTTAAATATCTCAAGTGTGTTATAAAAGAAACCTTAAGACTGCACCCTGTTGTACCTTTATTGATTCCAAGAGAAAGTAGCAAGAATTGTGTGGTTAATGGATTTGAAATACCTGCAAAGACCAGAGTCATTGTGAATGCATGGGCAATCGGGAGAGATCCGAATTATTGGGTTGAGCCTGAAAAGTTTGAGCCTGAAAGGTTTGTAAACAGTTCAGTAGATTTCATGGGGACAAATTTCGAGTTCATCCCATTTGGGGCAGGAAGGAGGATATGTCCAGGCATATTATTCGCACAGCCAAATGTAGAGCTGCCACTTGCCCAACTGTTGTTCCATTTTGATTGGAAATTGCCGGGAGGAATGAAGCAAGAAGATTTGGACATGACTGAGAAGTTCGGTGTATCTATGAAGAGGGAAAATGATCTTGTCCTAGTTCCGAGTCCTTACCATGCTTCCATTACAATTGCCTAG